The Toxorhynchites rutilus septentrionalis strain SRP chromosome 1, ASM2978413v1, whole genome shotgun sequence genome contains the following window.
TCCCAACTGTTCTAGTCGAGAACGGAATCAGAAACAACATCCAAGCCGAGGCATGCTAAAACACTTTAAGGTCATCAGAGCAGAAAAATCTTCACGAGATCGGTTATCAGGATGGCTCAAAAGGACCATTAGAAGTTGGACTTGGGGTAAGTGATGGTAATAATagatttccagcaagaaactcgcggacgtctgccaggtcttctcggccAAGGTGGCCGGCATTTTCAAGGCAACCACAATTTCATCTTCCAAGCAGCTGTTGGTCGACCACTGCCAACTTCATAATTCCGTCGAACATTTCTTGTGTGCTTGTCCGAAATACGATACGAAATGACCGGCGAGACCTctatggaatcagcgggagtgtacgAGATATTTTGAGCGACAATTCAGTGAGAGGAGCATCGCTTTTCTGCTTTTTGAAAGATGGCCGTCAATTGTGGCTTTCTTCAGGATCTAACTTCTGAACAATGCATCAGccaagaagatccttgttccttccctaTCACGATGAAAAGGAATAAAAACAGTTTGGCATCTTTAACGGCACgacttcctctccactggcctagAGCCATGGCCCGAGGACCTTTTTTGCCATCTAGTACAGCAAGCTATTTtatcaaataatattttcaaagtATTTTGATGTGTGTCTAGATTTGTGTCATTCGAAGTCCATTTCGTTTTGCatacaattatttattgaatcttccgtgatgtgaaaataaaaatatttggttATGCATTTGGATTTAACATAACAATGAATTTCATTTGTTATCAAAACTTATAGTTAATATTTAACATATGAGCTGGAGCACAACAATAACGTTTGACGACGTTCAAATAataggtgttttttttcttcagattCGTTACTTGCTAGTGGATTCGGATGACATGGCATGAGCATAGTTTGAACTCTAGTTTTTATTTCGACTTCCTCCAGATCAGTCAATGTATTTGATTTGCTCGCATCTTCTTCAGTTACGTTTTCTTAGCTTCTATATATCTCATTCGGGTTAGACGGTGATCTAGGATCTAGAAAATTCGAACGTTTCTTGATTAGGTGCCGATCGATTCGGAGTGAAAACTTTTTGAAGAAGGTTTACAAAAGTTGCTGGTTTTTCATTGTCACTTCTGACCCATTCCCCAGAGGGCCTTCTAAACGGCGTGAGCTGTAACTGAGACCGTTTTAGTTTCTTAGTTGCCTTCCATAGCGAGTAATTGGTACCTTGATTTGGCGACAATTCAGTGAGATAATGATACAATTTTTCAGCTTTCTCGTTTTGGAATAGCTTTCTTAGTTTACGTTGTGCCATATTGAGTTGGTTTTAAGATTCTGATGATCGTTTGTTTTGCCAGATAAGTCTTAGACGTCGCAGCGTTTTTTGCAACTGCTGCTCTTATGTGGAAGgcagaaacttttttttgtgtctcTGGGTCTTCATAGGTGGGATAGCTATCGTCGCAGCATTCTTCATGAGATGGTTAACTGCATCCTCGATATGATGTTCGTTTTAAAGAGGTAGATCGAGAATATTAGAAGAGATGTTTGCCTTGTATTTTGTTCAGTTCGTTGAAGAGTTGCTGATATTCGATGATGTCTGCTTCACTTCCTTTTCTATGAAGTATTCCAGGAGTATTGATGAGTGATCAGATGATATGTCTAGAAGGAGCTTCGATCGAATTCGTTTActattttgatttgatttgtacCATAGAAATGATATCCTGTGACTTTGATGTTGTAGTGATCCGTCAGGTGAGTTTAGTTGATGAGAGAAACGTCAATGTCGTCGTATTGGTTTAAGAATagtttaatttcattcaaatagtTATGTATCCCGTCTACATATCAATAGCTTAAtttctaaacattttttttgacgtgggactacgtctaaccggaatatatggagggtaaaatgaaaacctaaacacagaacacgcaagaaaaaatgaatgatttcgaatgcttatagctcgaacatttcgtactggataggagagatgtttgcatcacttgatagggactatttctacgcatctatcgcaactaacaaaatgttgtttttcattagatacacaattgaataactgtaaaatattaggcgttatctaaacgccctaactgcaccgttttgattggcccgatttacggtttccctaacacagccatcaaaaccaagcagccttggggaaatcggcattgcaaatacatgaaagtagggggacttttgttctcatcgaaaaatgttccctaacacagactttaaaaccaagcagcgaaatcggcattgcaaacacacgaaagagcctagaggcgagtgaactgaaaagtttaaaccctcttaaagccaaaaagaagaagaacacacgaaagtagggggagcttttgtttccaccgaaatatgttccctaatagagatttctaaaccaaggtgcctggagaaatcggtatttcaaattcatgcaagtcgggggtatttttgttccgactggaatgtgtttccctaacacagacttcaaatccatgaagcgtggggaaatcggcattgcgaattcatacaaatcgggagtatttttgttccgattgaaatgtgtttccctaacacagacttcaaaaccgaggtttctggggaaatcggctctgcaaataaatgcaaactgcgagtacttttgtcctcgcttgcctttgtgcagagtggaatatgtctgtcctaacatgatcttctaaacttaggaacctgggaaaatcgtgcagccactagaagcgaatgaacttcccagtttcaagcaaattcgagattcgagaagtatgtacacttttgggatgtaaacttcagagggaaatgtaaaataaaataatcgtttgataatttttttttgtctttattggaaagattttcagccttaggctggttcagcaaacgtttgataattcttccgtacatatattttgttctagtcatcataccaaacgtaaaaggtccgtcattaaatttacttgtaacgaagaacaatcaatcacaataaatgaattgactttacacggcatttgtttatttttttcactcacagagcaaatatattgaactcaattgaatttggaaactgtttcattcaatcaagaatttaatcaatacaaacgaatgattgctaagctaaggtagttccacgtgaaccttgcggttatatcatagatataacccactaatttttttaacATTGCAGTTTTTGGACGAGAAGTTGCTGGCTGCGCACATTTCTTGTATCATTGTTCGCATTGATGTCACTAATTGCATAGTTGGACCCATAAATACTTGTAAGTGGTCCACGGGAGGAATTATGGGTGTTGGTGGTTGGAGAGTAAAGCATCCCTATACGATGTGCTGGGTGACGGCGTGAACCCAAGATGTTAGGGTTTCAGGAGTGTGACTCTGTTTACCGATAGTTGTAGTTTTGGTTTGCAAGCCTGCTAGTTACCATTTTTGTCGGGATTCTACCGATTTTTTCCTTAAGGTAGTGTATACTAGGCATCCCTGTAGTTTTCAGTATGATTGTCACCGCAgttactgaatttttttttgtttttttgtttcgtgTATACCACTGCAAAATACGCAGAAAGCTGGGAGTTTACAGTGCCCTTTGACATGGCCGAACCCTTGACAGTTGTGACACAACACAGGATCAGTCCGTTTGTACGGCTCTTCGAACATCACTACTCGATTTATAAGGCGGTTGATTTTATAAATTGGATGTACTTCACCAGGCTTTAATTTTCTCGACGATAGCTCGGGTTCCACTATGTTGAGCGGCTGTGGCTGATTAAATTGGTTTATCATATTGCTAACCGAAGTTACCACTTGACACCGGCAAATCGGTACAATTTAGTCCGAATTATGTATTGCAGCTCCATTTCAGATGCGAAAATTGTTGACACAACTGATTTTACGACACACGATCAACGTGATTTACTTTTATCGATTTGGCGGAAAAGCTTGTGCCCATAACCGGTTAGAGTGCACAGGATATGTGGAAGCAAGTTTCTAACGAGAAGAAAATAGAACACTTGTTGCTCGTGTCAAAGacaaaaacgaagtgaatttttatttgaacaaaGCTGAATTTCATTCTAGAATAGTATGACACCAGTGTAGCCAGATTGGCTCAAATTCAGACTATCGGTGCTGTCGAGCAAGATGCTCAACAGTTTTTACTGTGTCATATTCAATGCTTTCGGATGAAATGAACTTCGCGTTTGTATCTAGCGTATGAGACAATACTATGTATGTAAAAATAACCAATAGTTTACCGCTTACCTGCTCCTCCTAAATTGTTGTATAGTGTGCCTTACAGTGAACTATAAATTCCGAAACCGGATCATTGTCGCCCTCCCCCCTCATGGAACCAGTGATTTCCTCGTTCTCCACCATGGGCAGAAACAGCTGAACGAACTCGGGCGAATAAGGATGGGTGATAGTTTCCAATACCTCGGTGACGAAGTATCGTATCAGTGATATATCGGTGTCCCCCCGGTTGCAACACTGCCGGATGTACTTGACAACCGGTACAACGCATCCCCGCGCCAACAGGTTTACCATACGATCGAGCAACATCTTCTTCATCTCCAGCTGAACCAGAATCTCTAGCTCGTCCTGCTTGGATTCGAACAACTGGATTAGCAGTCGCAGAATCTGATCGTGCAGCGAGGAATGAACGCACGCAACCTCGTCCAACAGGGCCAAATGGAGCGGACAGCTCTCCGTACACAGCTTGAAATAGGAAGCTTCCGTAACGGTGTTTTCCACCCACCGAATTACGCCCACTCCAACCACCGGAAAGCGGATGCAATTGTAGAGAGTGGATATCTCAGCGATTAGTTCAGTGGAACCACGATTCACGTTACAAATTGCGTGCActttctcgatggcctgcgaaAAGGGAAGTTAACAATAATGCAATCATTCTAGCTTCTTGGGACCGCTTACCTGAATCGTGGGCTTCAGCTCGTCTTTGTTGACAGTTCTATGGCCTTTCGCTTGACCCTTCTTCGTGGGAGATTCGCAAACACTCGCCGCATACGCCAGCAGATAGATGTACTTCGATTTGTGCTCCTGGTTAATTTTCACACCCATCTTGAACAACGAGTCCACCAACAGATCCAGGAATTGGGGATTCCGGATGAGATCGATTGGGGGTGGCTCTGGTGAAGAATAATTACGGAACAGTACCGTAATATCGGCCGGATTCAGCGCGTTTCGTGTCAGCATGGAAGTCAGTGCTTCGCATGCCTGCGGGTGCCTGGCGGATCCGTTCAGTGCCATCGTGATAGGAGTCACATTATGATTACTAGAATagcgaaacaagaaaaaagaagTAAGTTGTTGCGTTTTCGGTATTGATCATTTAGATCAATACCGAAAACGCAACGACTTACTTCTTCAGTGCGTATTTGGTAATCTCCTGCGCCAAACGCTTCATGATGAAGCCTCCCTTGGATTCCTGGGACAGCACTTGAATAAGTACCTGACTATAAACATATGTGTGCTGTCCGTGGCAAACCATTTTGGCGCATTCATGAATGGCACTTTGCCAGTCATCGGGATGATTGAGAAACTTGGCAATAGCCGTTTTCAGCACTCTAGAAAACACCTCAATCTGCTGGGCTGCCGTTGAAATTGACGTAATTTCACTCTGAAACCCGGCATCGGATATCAGCTTGATTGTGAAATTTAACATCAAACAATCCGGATACTCCTCGGCGAGACGGTATATCAGCGATCGCCAGGTATGGTGCTCAATCATCTCCGTCAACCAGGCGGGCGTTTCACCCTCCTCGGTAAAAATCTTGTCCGCTTTTTTGGGGTCGAATGTTTTCAGAATCATATCCTTCAAATGGTTCTCGACCATTGCCTGTACGTCCGTAACGCGAACTCCCGCCAGTATGAGCCACTCGGCAAGAAGATTCGCCATCTGTGCGACAGCGGTGTAGTTCGCGGACAGCTGGTTGATGACTTGTTCTGGAGTGCCGCCAGCTTGGAAGTAACGTttgagttgtgcgaaaattCCTGGTTCCATTATGTAGTCGGAAGTCGCAAACTTCCCCAGACATTCGCCGAGTACCTCCTGAGGGTTCTCCAATGGCTCTTCATGGGCATCGGCCTAAAACAAACAGAATTTAACAAATTTGTTAACGTAAACAACAGAGGACCGTAAACTCCGCCAACGAAAAGCGATCCTTACCTCTTCTTCGCCAGGCTGGTGGTTTCGGTGCATCCATCCGTCCTCCtcaaattcttcttccattgCGCTCATATTGCACAAACTTGTCGGAAATTACGGAAATTAACGAAATCTAT
Protein-coding sequences here:
- the LOC129771551 gene encoding negative elongation factor D is translated as MSAMEEEFEEDGWMHRNHQPGEEEADAHEEPLENPQEVLGECLGKFATSDYIMEPGIFAQLKRYFQAGGTPEQVINQLSANYTAVAQMANLLAEWLILAGVRVTDVQAMVENHLKDMILKTFDPKKADKIFTEEGETPAWLTEMIEHHTWRSLIYRLAEEYPDCLMLNFTIKLISDAGFQSEITSISTAAQQIEVFSRVLKTAIAKFLNHPDDWQSAIHECAKMVCHGQHTYVYSQVLIQVLSQESKGGFIMKRLAQEITKYALKNNHNVTPITMALNGSARHPQACEALTSMLTRNALNPADITVLFRNYSSPEPPPIDLIRNPQFLDLLVDSLFKMGVKINQEHKSKYIYLLAYAASVCESPTKKGQAKGHRTVNKDELKPTIQAIEKVHAICNVNRGSTELIAEISTLYNCIRFPVVGVGVIRWVENTVTEASYFKLCTESCPLHLALLDEVACVHSSLHDQILRLLIQLFESKQDELEILVQLEMKKMLLDRMVNLLARGCVVPVVKYIRQCCNRGDTDISLIRYFVTEVLETITHPYSPEFVQLFLPMVENEEITGSMRGEGDNDPVSEFIVHCKAHYTTI